One Helicobacter suis HS1 genomic window, GGCTACTTAGCTAGTGCTTTAGAACATATCCAGAATGATGATTTCTACCCTTCCTTTTGTGATAAGCTTGCGCACTTGATGTTTTCTTGTATCAAATTCCACCCTTTTAACGATGGTAATAAGCGCACCTCTATTTATCTTGGAATGTGCTTTTTGGACATCATTTGCAAACACTTTAGAGGATGTGGTAGTTCAGGTTGCAGAGGGGACAATAGATAAGGCAGATTTAAAAAGCATTTTAGAGCAATACTTACAATCTCTTAAACAGGGTAAAATACCCACGCCCGATAATGATCTGCACAACAGGTACTCCCAAGATTCTTCTACACCACAACACAAAGAGCTCCCCACACCCTCCAAAGGCAGGAGCAGGTAATCGTCTTAGAAAAATGTGATATATTTAAGCAACTTAATTAAATTTTTTAAAACTTTTTAAACTTTTATCAATTCAAGGACTAAGAATGAATGTAGATGAACAAAGTTTAGAGAATGCTCGCCAACTTTTTGAAAGTGGCGCAATCCATGCGATTGAAGTAGGGACATTTAAAGGTTTACAAGAAATCCACAAGGCACTTTTTAAAGGATTGTATGATTTTGCAGGGCAGATTAGAGATAAGAACATCTCCAAGGGTTATTTTAAATTTTGCTCTGCTTTGTATCTAAAAGAAGCCCTTAAAAAAATTGAAACGATGCCACAATCTTCTTTTGAAGAAATTATAGAGAAGTATGTAGAGATGAATGTTGCACACCCTTTTATGGAAGGCAATGGCCGCGCTACACGTATTTGGCTAGATTGCATACTTAAGAAAGAATTGGGGATAGTCATAGATTGGCAGTATGTGGATAAAAATGCCTATCTAAATGCTATGGAAAGAAGCCCTATTAATGATCTAGAACTTAAGACACTGCTAAGAGCACACCTGACAGATAAGATCAATGATAGAGAAGTGATTTTCAAAGGTATTGTGCAGTCTTATTATTATGAGGGACTACAATCCGCATTAGATAATAATCTACACAGCGGTGCATATTTTGACCCTTTTGTCAAACTCTAAAAAATATCTCAATACAAACAAACAATGTTTGGATACTTAGAGCAGATGAGCATACATTGCGCAGACGCAATAACATACATGCCCTAGGAATATCCCACCCTGTAGCAGGCCCCACTTTAAAGATGATACAATCTGTGTGTCATGGATTTGAGAGATTTTGTGTAACAAGGTATGCTTGGGCAAATTGTTATCACTGCGGTTATACTCCACACCACTCCCTCCATTTTTACCCTTGCTTGTTTTGCTAGGTTTTCTTTGATTTTCCCCAAAGTATTGCACCCAAGACAAGCCTTGTGCTCCAAACTTGTTTTTGAGCTCTTGTAAGGTGTTTTGCCACTTAAGAAAAGCATCGGGTTGTTTGGTAAGATCTGGCTGGTTATCTACTTGGATCAACATAGCAGGGCGAATCAATACCCCCTCTTGTTCTAGCTGTTGGTAATGCTTTTTGATCTCTTTAAATTTTTCTATGGCTTGATCGATGAGTTTTGAGTCTTCAAAGGCCTCGTTTGTTAGGAGAATATTGCGGCTTTTAAGAAGGTATTGCCCCGTCTCTGCCCCACTCTTTTCAATCTCGCTTTGGGTGATCTCTATGCGTGGATGGCGGATCTTTTGATCAAAAGTGGCGGTCATTCTTAGGATGAATGCGGCGTTTTCCTCTAAAAGTTTTTCAAAAGTAAGCTTTTCTGTATCTTCAGTTTTCTCCGTGCCAATGTGGGCTTCATCACGGATATAAATTAGGCGATAATCTCTTGCTGCCTCTAGCACAAAAGCCTCAATAATCTTTAGCTCTGTATAAAGCTTACCCTTGCCAAAGGTGGATTTGCCAAAGAGATAGATTTTATCCAATCTAAACCCAACCCAACCCCAACCACAACAACCCCCTAAACCCCCCAAACTAGAGAGCTAAGAACTTATCAAAGCTCCTAGCAATAGCCTAAGCCATTTGAAAAAATGGCCAAATTTGAGCCTATCAAATCCCCAAGGGGGGTAGGAAAAATGATGACACGAGCTAAGCAACTTGATAGCTTTAACAAATTTAGAACAAAGGAAATACAAATGCGCGTTTACACACGCAAAGACCAGCTATACGCTGAATACTACACTGAGGAGGGCAAGAGAGTTCGCAAGAGCTTAGGGCTAAAAGATACAGCTAAAAACCGCGCTAAGCTAGCTGATCAATTAGAGGCAAGAATACAGGCTGCACAGGCTAAGAAAAGATTTATCGATCCGCTAGAAGTGCCCTTTAGCACAACGCTAGAGGAATTCAAAGAACGCTACATTGGCTATAAGCAAAGCTCACAGCTAAGCATAGCAAACCGCCTTAAAACTATCAACTCTAAAGCTATCGGTGCTATCCTTAAGGGTGCTAAAACCCCATACTTTGACGGGGTGATCAATCAAGGTTTCTAAACTTTGGCTAAAAATCTGGATTGTATCGCCCGCTCCGGCTAGATTATTAAAGTTATCTAATTCTTTAGTTAGATTTTTCAAGCACTCTTCTAAGGTGTTTGTCTGTCCATCAAGGCCGATCAAATTAATAGTGTTGATCACATTGTTAGCATGTTGGCCAATAGCCGATCCATTATTTGCATTGCCCACTACCTGCAAAAAACTTACCAACCACGCCGTAAAGCCCCTAGCTTTAGCTATGGGGATATAAGGTGCATGCTCTTTAGAGCATAATAAAGAAGTGATCAAGCAATACATCGCCAACCAGCAAAACTCTGAAAGACCCAAGCAAAAAAACAAGTGGAAAGACTATGTTAATCGCCTACAAGCAGAAACTGCAAATACCACATTGTATGGTGTCCTAAATAATATAGACGAAAAGTCCTTGTAGATCAGGTAGAAGTAAGGTTAAAACAAATCATTTTGGAAGTGGCGCAAGAGCTAGAAGTAGAGATTTTGGAGATGGAAACAGATAAGGATCATATCCATATTTTGGCAGAAGTTGATCCTAGCTTTGGGGTGATGAAGTTTATTAGGACGGCTAAGGGCAGGAGTAGTCGGCTTTTAAGACAAGAGTTTGCACATTTGAGAACAAGACTACCTACACTATGGACAAACTCTTGTTTTATTTCTTCTGTGGGGTGTGCGCCTTTGGAAGTGATCAAGCAATACATCGCCAACCAGCAAAACTCTGAAAGACCCAAGCAAAAAAACAAGTGGAAAGACTATGTTAATCGCCTACAAGCAGAAACTCTACAGCACAAGCAGAAATAAGCATATAAGCAAACTTCTGCGCCTTTATGGCATTTGCTACAATCATTGTATCGCTTTGCATAAGCGGTATTTTAGACTTTTTAAAAAGCATTTAAAGCTTTATACCTTGCAAAAGCATATCACTAAACTAAAGAGAACAGCACGCTTTGCTTTTTTGAAAACTCTAGGCTCTCAAACCTTGCAAGAGCTAGTAGGGAGGATAGACAAGGTTTATAAAAGATTTTTTAAGAAACAAGGTAGACCACCACGATTTAAAAAGGTGGCTTTATACCAAATCTTTCACATTTAAGGGGCGAACAGGTTATAAAATCCAAAACAACATTATCTCTTTTAATGGCTATCGCTTTAAGTTTGTCAAAACCTACGACCTTGCAGGCAAACCCAAGACCTTAACCATTAAAAGAGATAATCTAGGCGATTATTTCTTGTGCTTGGTGTGCGAAACAGAGGATAACCTTAAGCCCGCAGGCGGTAACAGCGTGGGGCTTGACTTTGGGTTAAAAACTTTTCTCACATGCTCTAATGGCACACAAATCCCATCGCCTTTATTTTTCTCTAAATTCTTGCCTTTGATCCGTGCTTGCTCTCGCTCCCTATCCAAAAAGAAAAGAGGCAGTCATAACCGCCTAAAGGCTAGGCTAAAACTTGCTAGATTGCACCGCAAAGTCCAAAATCTTAGAAAAGACTTTTTCTACAAGATTGCTAATAGCCTAGCCAAACAATACGCCACTATTTTCATTGAAGATTTGAACCTGAAGGGTATGGTTAAACTTTGGGGGCGCAAGATTAATGATTTGGCTTTTGGTGAGTTTGTGGCTATCTTGGAGAGAAAAACCCAAGTGGTTAAGATTGATAGATTCTATCCCAGCTCTAAAACTTGTTCTAGCTGTGGGGAGGTTAAAGAGGACTTGAGCCTCAAAGATAGAATCTTTAATTGCCCCTCTTGTGGGTTTTCTTTGGATAGAGATTTAAACGCAAGCATTAATATTCATAGAGTGGGGGCATCCACTCTTGGAGGAGAAGCTGTAAGACCCGCCTAGCGGGCAAGCTTTGATGATCCCAGAATCCCCTAGCTTTAGCTATGGGGAGTATGTCAACAGAAATCTACACCCCCTTTGCCAAAGATTGTAACGATGATCTCAGACTAAGCCAGATTATAGGGGAAACAAGTGCAAACGCCAGTAGTGTGTATGGGTATGTTTCTAGGGGACTTGAGCAGTTAGAAAACCCCTATGTCTATACCAAGAGCAAAAGAGAGATTTTAGAGAAATTAGAAAATATTGCCACAATCAAAGATTTTAATACCAGCACTACAAACAGATTAGAAAAGGCACGCACACAGGTAGAATCAAAATTCAAAAAGAGATGGCATGGAAAATAGCATAGATAAGAATTTAAGCATATACGACACCATCTTATCTTTCTTTGTCTCACCCTCACAAAAGCTAACGGGTGATTTAGCAAAATCTATAACAGACCTTTTCCATGTCCAACTGAGTCTGAACATTATCATCTCCTTTTTGTTTATGTGGTGGGCATATCGGCGGCTTAAAGAGGGCGATATTTTCCAACTGAAAACCTTAATGGGTGTATTAGTTTTCTTTGTGTTTATGGGAGTGTTGAATTGGGCTATAGGACAGCCTATAGAATTTATGACAAAAATAAGAGAGATCATTACAACACCTGCTAATGCCTTGAGCAATGTGATTAGTGTTGCTATCAACAAAAACATCGTAGCTTTAAAAAATTATCCTCCCTCCGCATCCCTAGATAAATCTTTAGGCACATTGGTAAATAGCACCTATTACACTATTACACACCTCTATGATTCTGTATTCCACGATTTAGGTTTCAAGCTATTTTTTCAAGTTTTTCCACAACTAATTGTATTTTTGTTATTGGTTGTGGCACAAATCTTGTTTTTAGGACTGGTGCTTATTATTGTGTTACTAGTCTCTGTAGAAATGGCTATTTGGCTAGCTTTAGGCATTGTGGTCTTGCCTTTAGCATTATTCCCCCAAACTAAGGGGATGTTGTTTAGCTATTTGAAAAAATTAATATCTCTGACTTTCTACCAGCCTTGTATGACTTTAGTAGCATTTTTCAATTTGCAGGTTTTAAACTTCATCACGATAAGAATTCCTACAAGAAATGAGCTAGAGGCGGGAGCATTTAATGGGGCTAATCAATTACTCCAACAGCAAAATAAGGATATGGGAGGATTTTTAGACATCATCGGCTATTTCATTATCATTATTTTGGCTTCTATGATTTGCTTCTATCTTGTCAAACGCATCCCAGACTTTATCAACAATATTTTTGGCACAAGCGGAGGCGTGGGGGCTATCACTGAGATGATGCAAAAAATAGGCATGACAGCTGGAGGTGTGGTTGTAGGAGGCTCTATGGTAATGGCAGCTAATAAAATGAGCCAAGCTTACCAAAGTGCAGGAGGAGGGTTAGCAGGTCTAAGAGCAGGTCTAGGGGCTCTAGCTACAATGGGAGCAACAGGGGGCTTGAGCGCTCTAACAGACAAAGAGGCGCTGAGCTCTGGAGTGAAGTTTGGCGTGCAGAGTATCAAAAGTGCTTTAGGTATGGGACAAAATAGCCATCCTGAATCTGTAAGTCATAGTGTGAGTGCTAGCAATACTAAGGGTGGTGAAAATACGACTGAAAGGAATGATTCACAATGAGCAACTGGTAAGAGTAGGGACAATTACCTCCTACCACGCCTATGCTTAGAGTTCATTTGGTTTTCTGAGGATATTTCTTGAGTTTTTCTAATCAACTCTAAACTTTGTTGTTGGCAAAGTTGTAGAAAATGCGCAAATTCTTTTGAATTGTCTTGCACTTGACATTTTTCTAAAAGGTTTAAATACTCTGTCCTTTGCTCGTTGAGAATAAGTGGAGGGATGAGATCATTTTGGATAGTTTGGTATGCCATGATAAGTCGCCCTGTTCTTCCATTGCCATCGCTAAAGGGGTGGATTTGTTCAAAGCGTGCATGGAAGAGAGCGATCTGTTCTAGGTTTAGATTATTGCTAGGGTATTTGAAAAGCAGATTTTCTAATTCTTGAGAAATGAGATGGGGCAGAGTGATCTCTACACTAGAGCCGACAATTCTAGCTTCATTGCTTCTAAAAGCCCCAATGGGCTTAGGAATGAGATGGGGCATGGTCTTTAGGGCGTCTTCAAAGACAAGGTAGTGGATGTCCTTGATAAATGCCGTGTCTAAAAGTCTGTTAGGATTGCTAGCTTCTCTGATAATGGCATCATAGGCATTGGCAAATCCTAGAATGATGAGTTGTTCATGGATAGGTTTATTGTGGGCAGTTCTACCACTCTCTAACAAAGTCTTTGTTTCTCCAAAGCTAAGACTCAGTCCTTCTAAGGCATTGCTGTGGTGGGTAATGCTGGTACGCAGGGTTTTAAAAAGTCTTTCTTTTTCTAAGAAGGATAAGGCGCTTAGATTGAGTGCCACAGCTATTCTCCATTTTTACCATTTCTCAAAGAGAGGGGTATTATACAACAAGGTTACAACGCTTCTCATAACTAAGTGTGGAAAATATGCTACAATCAAGACTTGTAATAAAAACAAAAGGAAATCTTGGTATGCAGCGGTTTTCATGTGTTTTAGGCTCTGTGGCTCTAGCTTCTTGTCTTGTCTCTCCTCTAATGGCATTTAAGAGTGCTGAATACTATGCTACCCACGATGAGGAGCGTAAAAGTGTACTGAAAAAATGTGATGAACTAGCTATGGATGCCTTACAACAAGGAAAAAACTTAAGCAAGGAACAAGAGAGTATGTGTAAGAGTGCTGAGCATGGCAAGGCGTTATACAAGGATCGCTTGGCTAATCAAAAAAGTAACAAACGAAACGAAAAGATAGCTATGATCCTATCTCAATGCTATTTAAAAATGGCGGATGGATTAGCAAAAGGGCAGGATTACATCAAGGGGGATAGAACTTGTAAGGCGTATGTTAGAATGAGCGTATATAGAATGCACCCTCCTTCATTTCTTATCACCCGTGATCTAGAGCCTGTGTTATTCATTGCTCCAAAGACTGATGGAGAACCCAACTGGGATGGACCTCCCAAAGGAGATAAAACAAAACTCATCAAGTGTTATAGGGTGTTTGCCCGAAATCTCGCCAAAAATCACAGCTATGCCCCACTGGATAAGACAACAGCAAAAGAATGCAAAAAACAGATGGATGCTGGTCTAGCACCTAGTCTTCGCTAGAAGCTAGAATTTCCCCATTGCCACACAATACGCCCTTGGGCATCTCTGTTGACTTTTTCTAACACGGGGCATTGCACGCTCTGACATATAGAGCTCCTGCTCTTGGCATTTTTCATCTTACTTGTGTTGAGGCTATCGCTGGTAGCATGTGCGAGGCGATCTTGCTGGGTGAGAAAAGCCATGAGGTTTGATTGCATCGCCATTGTCTTATTCAAAAACAAAAGCTGGTTAGTGATCTCTCTTAAATACTGGAGGGTGAGAGTTCTGATTTTTTGGTTATAGTCTGCAAGAACTTGAGATTGGGCATCCTTGTCTTGAGCACCAACTAAAGCTTCTTGAAATTCCTTAGTGGTTTGATCCAAATCGTTAGAAAGCTTGTCTTTATTAAGCAAGATAGGCTCACAAGTGTGGGTTTCTGGATTTTCTCTACAATACTGGATTTTTTGTGGGTTGTCATTGGCATTTTTATCAGTTACGCCTAATTCTGCTCTGAGTGTATCTAATCTTGCCATCAAAGGTTGGATTTTTAGCTGCAGGGCGTTTTCCTCTTTGATTTTTTGTTGTAACCGGTTATAGGCCTTTTGCAAGCGTATCTGATTGACTTTTTGCCAATCCCCTCTAAGAATTGCCTTAGATTCCTCTATGGGTGAGATTATCATATGCCAACTCATCCTCCTTCTCATTGAGGGTTTCGCACAACATCACCCCTAAAGCCGCTCCGCTCAATTCCCCCTCCAAGCCTTGCAAATTAGAATAAGTGCTTTCACTTAATTGTTTAATGAGAGCCTGTGCATCTTTGATCAAGGCTGTTTGTTTCCCAGCTTGAGAGATAGCTGCGCTCAAATTATGAAAGTCTAGGACTTTGTTATGAGTGAGCTTACTCATATCTAGCCATGGACATTTTCTCTCTAAATACTTGTCTCTTAATTTATCTCTAATATCAAAATTTTGCACCGCCTGTTTTAAATCTTCATAGTTAGCTTGGATACTGGCTATCTGACTTTTAAATTGTTCTAAGAGTCTCATAGGATTAGCAATCGTAATAGCACTCCCACTAATCAAAGCATTTGCCCTATTCATCAGGTTATTAACCCTGTTCAACTGGGCAATTTGCTCTTGAGCTTTAGAAATCATTTCCTCATACTTTCTAAGCCCATCTACCATTTTGCCTATCATGGTGGTTTGTTGGCTGTTAGAAGTAGCTAGGTGAGCATTAGCCTCTGCATCATAGGTTAGCATACCAGTAGCTAGGGCACTAGACACGCCCAGAGTGCTAGATAAGATGAGAGATAGGAAAGGTCTACTTGACATAACTCTCCTTTCTTGCATTATACACGCCCACCCTTAAATGTGGCATATTTAGGTCTGAGAATTTCTAAGGTAAACCTTAATCAAAACTTAAAAAATTGCGCGTCGCTCTTAAAACCTTAAGAAAAACTTAATTATGAGGTTTCTCTTGATCGCTTCCCCGCAAATCTCACTATGCCAAGTTCTTTTGCCTCAGCAAGCAATACTAGTCAATGAACTCTTAGGTTTACTACAACAAAATCGCCCTGCAACCATAAAAGCACGCTCCCGTGTTCTACACCTACACAATCCTGCACTTTATTGCTAGACATCACTACAACCATCCATGCTGTGTTTTTCGCGATTATGCAGCTAACCACTAAAGAGAACACCACCTACCTACAACCTACAACACTCTAACACGCAACAGCACTCACTCCTCCCTCGCCATGTCTACATTACTTTTTTTAAGAAAACTTTTAAATTTTAAAAAGAAAAACATGCCAATCCATTCTCTTTTCAAAACAACAGAATCTGCACCGGAATTAGTTCCTCCACTGACATGCCATGTCCAAAGAATTTTAAGAAAATTTTAAAAAAATCCGCTCTCATGTCTAATTCACATGTTCATGTCAATAGGTAGGAAAGAGCTAAAGCTCTTTCCCTTATTAAGATTTATAATTGGTTGGAAAAATCTTTCCATCTTTCATTTAAAGTCCCTACACAGCGTATCTTAGAACCTTAGAGATTTATTAATTTTGCTGGTCTGTAGGCTGGTCTGTAGCTAGTTAGTTCTAATCTCTATAAGAGCTCAAAGCTAAAAAATCCACTGCAAGTTCCATTCTTACATGTCCTGACTAACTTAAACCAATCAAGGAGAAGAGAAAAATGGAAAAAATGGAAAACGAGCTCTTGCCTTTGAGTCGCACACAAAGAGAGCTCTTTGAAAATATCAAGGCATTTTTACACTACAAAATCAAAAACTTTACACCGGTACAGGCTTTAAAAGATGTGGCTAAGGTGCTCTGCTACCAAGAGGAGATTTTAAAATGCCCAAACATCAGCGCGCTAGAGCGTCTCTGCCACGCACTCTATAATCAAGGCATCAACCATATCTTAATGATGCGGGTTTTGTTTTTGTTCTTTGTTCACTTCAAAACCCAGATCAAACTAAAAAGCTTTAAAAGCCTTACTGAGGAGCAAGTAATTAGCTTTCTCTTTGAACTAGCCCAAACTAGAAAACCTAGCTCTATGGCTAAGTATGTGATGTATCTGAGGCAATTTTTTAACTATTTGGATAGAAAACGCGGGTATCACTTTGACTTCTCTCTTAAAAACCTTGCCTTTGCTAAAACAACACAAACTCTGCCCAAACACTTAAACGCACAAGACTTAAAAGCCTTTATCAAGACCCTTTTAAACTACCAAGCACGCTCTAGTTATGAAAAACGCAACAAGTGTATTCTCTTGCTTGTGATCTTAGGTGGTTTGCGCAAATCTGAAGTTTTAAACCTTGAGCTCAAGAACATTAAGCCTGAAGAGCAAAATTACTCCATTCTTGTGATGGGCAAGAACAGGAAAGAGAGAAAGGCTTATATCAGAAAATCTATCCTAGAACAAGCTCTGCATGATTGGATCAGTGATGCTAAAAGACTCCAACACTTCAATGGGGTATTTCTTTTCAAAAAAGCCACACTATCCCAAAGAACATGCCAACTCAAAAACTTCATCGCTAAGATTTTTAAACTTTCCAATATCAAGCACTCCCAAGCATATGGCACAGGTCTGCATCTTTTTAGACATAGTTTTGCTACCCTTATCTACCAAGAGACGCAGGACTTAGTTTTAACTAGCAGAGCTCTAGGGCATAACTCCCTACTCTCTACCAAAATCTACATCCACACTACCCAAGAGCACAATAAAAAAGTTGCCTGTGTGTTTGACACACTTTTAAACAAACAATAATGCAAGAGGATGAAAATTCGCTTTCTCTTAAATCTTTGCCTTTAGCTAGAGCCACCCGCTTTAGCTATAGAAGCGTTAATGAGCAGGCTAAGTTATACCGGCTAGCACACAGCTTAAAACAGAAAAGATAACTAGCACAATTCTATACTGAGCTCTAACAGCCAAAGTTTTCTATTAGTTCTCTCACCTGTTAATTCTTAGAGGTGTTACTCATGAATTCTTCTAAAATTTTTCTGTTAGTTCTCTTGGTTAGTAATAAGAGTTCTTGTATGGGTTAACACCTCAGTTTTTTTGGGTTTAAGAGCCTTCAGCAGAAATCCCACCCGTCTTTAGCGGGTGGGTGATTCACCAGCAAGTTCTCATAGGCATCTCTGGCCACTCACATCTTAGCAAAGGCGGAGTTCATAGAACAGTCCTTACAAATTTCTTATAAGTTCTAAAATCTATTCACCGTGAGTTCTTGCCATTTGCTACAAGTTCAAACACTATGCACCTCCAGTTAATTCTTAAGATGTTACCCAT contains:
- a CDS encoding type II toxin-antitoxin system death-on-curing family toxin, coding for MLYLTLEEAIKIHGRVLDSTKKGLEGHSETGIGYLASALEHIQNDDFYPSFCDKLAHLMFSCIKFHPFNDGNKRTSIYLGMCFLDIICKHFRGCGSSGCRGDNR
- the fic gene encoding protein adenylyltransferase Fic; this translates as MNVDEQSLENARQLFESGAIHAIEVGTFKGLQEIHKALFKGLYDFAGQIRDKNISKGYFKFCSALYLKEALKKIETMPQSSFEEIIEKYVEMNVAHPFMEGNGRATRIWLDCILKKELGIVIDWQYVDKNAYLNAMERSPINDLELKTLLRAHLTDKINDREVIFKGIVQSYYYEGLQSALDNNLHSGAYFDPFVKL
- a CDS encoding type IV secretion system protein, whose translation is MENSIDKNLSIYDTILSFFVSPSQKLTGDLAKSITDLFHVQLSLNIIISFLFMWWAYRRLKEGDIFQLKTLMGVLVFFVFMGVLNWAIGQPIEFMTKIREIITTPANALSNVISVAINKNIVALKNYPPSASLDKSLGTLVNSTYYTITHLYDSVFHDLGFKLFFQVFPQLIVFLLLVVAQILFLGLVLIIVLLVSVEMAIWLALGIVVLPLALFPQTKGMLFSYLKKLISLTFYQPCMTLVAFFNLQVLNFITIRIPTRNELEAGAFNGANQLLQQQNKDMGGFLDIIGYFIIIILASMICFYLVKRIPDFINNIFGTSGGVGAITEMMQKIGMTAGGVVVGGSMVMAANKMSQAYQSAGGGLAGLRAGLGALATMGATGGLSALTDKEALSSGVKFGVQSIKSALGMGQNSHPESVSHSVSASNTKGGENTTERNDSQ
- a CDS encoding Fic family protein, encoding MALNLSALSFLEKERLFKTLRTSITHHSNALEGLSLSFGETKTLLESGRTAHNKPIHEQLIILGFANAYDAIIREASNPNRLLDTAFIKDIHYLVFEDALKTMPHLIPKPIGAFRSNEARIVGSSVEITLPHLISQELENLLFKYPSNNLNLEQIALFHARFEQIHPFSDGNGRTGRLIMAYQTIQNDLIPPLILNEQRTEYLNLLEKCQVQDNSKEFAHFLQLCQQQSLELIRKTQEISSENQMNSKHRRGRR
- a CDS encoding tyrosine-type recombinase/integrase, whose protein sequence is MENELLPLSRTQRELFENIKAFLHYKIKNFTPVQALKDVAKVLCYQEEILKCPNISALERLCHALYNQGINHILMMRVLFLFFVHFKTQIKLKSFKSLTEEQVISFLFELAQTRKPSSMAKYVMYLRQFFNYLDRKRGYHFDFSLKNLAFAKTTQTLPKHLNAQDLKAFIKTLLNYQARSSYEKRNKCILLLVILGGLRKSEVLNLELKNIKPEEQNYSILVMGKNRKERKAYIRKSILEQALHDWISDAKRLQHFNGVFLFKKATLSQRTCQLKNFIAKIFKLSNIKHSQAYGTGLHLFRHSFATLIYQETQDLVLTSRALGHNSLLSTKIYIHTTQEHNKKVACVFDTLLNKQ